The Accipiter gentilis chromosome Z, bAccGen1.1, whole genome shotgun sequence DNA window AAGCAGGGAAGGAGACACCAGGCAGCCTGGTGGCACTACCAGGGCTGAGCTATCACCATGTCCCCATGGCTGATAAGCTGAAGATGAGTGCTGAGCCCTGACACAACTCCACACTTGGTTGTGTTAGCAGCACGGCCTTGGTCATCACCCAGCTTCAGTGCTGTGACCATTGGCTTTTATACTGGAGGTTTATACTAGAGGTTGGCTCATATCCTACCAGCTTTGGTGCTGGGAGCGCTAATGCATATCTTCCTTCTGCTTGTGCAAAGCCACCCTTCATCCTTGAAGTGCTGGAGGGGCCTCAGTAGACTCAATGTAACTGCTTTGCTCCCCATTACAACTTTTGGCTTTGGCTAAAGGGGAAGACTAGACTTGCCTGTGCCAGGACACTTGTGGCTGCAGTGGACTGTGTGATCTGCGGACTGTGCATGAAGAAATGTGGACTATGGGTCAGAGGCATGTGGGTCACCCCATAAGCTCTGCAGTTGGGGCATTCTGGCTCAGGTACAACAAGGCCAGCTGGCTGTGAGGAGTCGTGCCATCTTTCTGCCTTTAAACACAACATGGAGAAAGAGAAATTCCTCACTAGTGCCTCATATGTGATGGCACCCTCATTCCTCTGAGGGGATCACTGGGATCAGTGGTGCTGCTTTTGGGGGGACCCCTCTCAGACCCCAGGACAGCTGCTTAGGAGTTGCTGTTGTAGGTACtaatgggaggggaagggagttACCTTGCGGTTAATGACTTGGGAGTTACCTTGCGGTTAATGACTGGTGCTTCCCTCCTCTTTGTTACAGGGGGGATGGCAATCCCTTCGTCCATCAAGTCCTGCCTGCCATCCAGCATTTGCCAGCTTGGCCCTATCACCATGAACTATGGGAAGGTAAAAGCAAGGAGTCACTTGGCTTGCTGCACAGGCGATGAATGTCAAACAATCTCTGTCTCCTGTAAGATCTCTTTTTCCTTATGCCCTGTCCCCTCTCTGTCTGCCCTGTCCCAAGGTGAGGCCTTCCAGGCTAAGCCATCACTTGGCTCGTTCCTCTCGTTccctcattaaaataaattatggcCCATCTCTTTCCTTCCAGTGCCACCAGAGGACAATGTGCCCAATGGATACCAGTGTCCTGCCTGCTACAGTGTGGACTCCTTTCAGTGCGGTAACGAAATTGTAAACTGCACCGGATCCGAAACCCAGTGTGTTGACCTTGCTGGGTTAATGAATTCTGGTAACTGCCTTTTATTTGGGGCTGTATTCCATCTTTTTTGTTAAATGGGTAAAATCAGTCTATGATGAAGcatcacagagaaataaaaaggcaaaaagtgtGAAGGAAATAGAGGAAGAAATGTGGAACTGGAAGGGAATATGCA harbors:
- the LOC126036384 gene encoding phospholipase A2 inhibitor gamma subunit B-like isoform X2 — its product is MKVSLGLSFFLAFLDPGGMAIPSSIKSCLPSSICQLGPITMNYGKVKARSHLACCTGDECQTISVSLPPEDNVPNGYQCPACYSVDSFQCGNEIVNCTGSETQCVDLAGLMNSGGLSLKAAMKGCTTISECSIVGDGKNNLGMMDIKLRRFQCKPASVLARVSAGFAPRDTVFIPVLSGFILKKVLF